The following is a genomic window from Nicotiana tabacum cultivar K326 chromosome 3, ASM71507v2, whole genome shotgun sequence.
AATTTCATTGGAGTGGTTGCAATGTATGTGCCAAAAGAATAAGAGAATCTAGATAAGTACTACTCAAGGTAAGTTTATCAATTTAAGTTTTTTATGTATTAAACACAGTCAGTGGCAGAGCTAAATTTTCAGTAAGAGGTGTCacaatattaaaatatatatatcgaaAAATTTAGGAGAGTCAATGTataataaatatacataaaacaGTAAAATTTATCTATCAATACAATACAATTTTTCAGCTTGGactgtggctccgccactgaaaTATATGAACTTTTAATACTCAAGATCAAATTGGCCATAAATTAGCAATTCTAATATGTTAAAAGGAAAAATAGAGTAATAATCtgattaaaattttactaatatatatagttttatttaaggtgaatgtctctattttagagagattttaaagattttacttggtggctaagtcacttttattttttatttttttggtaattaacttttttttttcattaccAGGGAAGTATTTACAAGTAAATCAAAACCCTTACGTATGATCCTGCTTTCCTATACTTCACCCCTCCCCATTTTCCTATTATTTACACATTTCCTACCTATTGCAATGGATACCAGTCTAGGCTATGTAGGATTTTCTCTGTATGCCTACTACTTCGACAATGCAGCTCTTGTATTATCTTCTTGCATATTAACTCCCACCCTTTTGTCTTAGCTTGGAAAGTTTGAGCATTCCTTTCTTGCCACACATAGTACACTGTTGCTGCTAATACCATTTTATATAGCTCAGCTGCTGCTATTTTCCTCTTAGTCCACTTCTCAGCCCATCTTAGTTCCTCATCCCATCCATTTACTGATCTTTTAATTCCTTGCCATGCTAACAGTGTGCTCCATAATGCATTTGCATATGAGCATTCAAAGAACAAATGTTGTATGGTTTCATTAGCTTGCTTGCATAGAACACATTCTTGATCCACTTGTACTCCCCAACTCTGTAGTCTATCTCTTGTGTATAATTTGCCATGTGCTGCCATAGTTAGAACAAAAGTCCACCTGGGGCATCCTGTGTTGTGACAAACGACTCTTCTCCAGCTGACTTTGTCAAATCTTCCTCGCAGTCTGTGGTATATGTCTTTTATCGAACAGTTGTTCATCTTCATGATATCATCATAGCTGAATCCTATCTCCATAAATGTCTTCTTTGCTTTAATGATCTTATTTACCATCCAGGTTGTTTGTTTCAGTTGAATTTCCCATATGTGTCTATCTTTGATATAGTAACTGTGCATCCATTGTAtccacaaacttcttcttttctttgcaAAGATTCCAGTATTGTTTACATATGGCAGCTTTGTTCCAGATGGTTATGTTCATAATGTTAAATCCCTCAGCTGATTTGGGTAGACAGACTTTCTCCCATGCCAATGAGCCTTCTTTGAAATACTACCTTCTCTTGTCCACAAGAAACTTCTACAGATTGTTTCAATTAGCTTTGTGATTTTTTTAGGGAGCACAAAGATTTGTGCCCAGTAGGTTTGGATAGAGAATAGAACACTCTTTATTAGTTGAATCCTTCCAGCATAGAATAGAAATTTGGCAGTCCATGAAGTGATTCTGCCCACTATTTTATC
Proteins encoded in this region:
- the LOC107766420 gene encoding uncharacterized protein LOC107766420 produces the protein MVNKIIKAKKTFMEIGFSYDDIMKMNNCSIKDIYHRLRGRFDKVSWRRVVCHNTGCPRWTFVLTMAAHGKLYTRDRLQSWGVQVDQECVLCKQANETIQHLFFECSYANALWSTLLAWQGIKRSVNGWDEELRWAEKWTKRKIAAAELYKMVLAATVYYVWQERNAQTFQAKTKGWELICKKIIQELHCRSSRHTEKILHSLDWYPLQ